A window of Glycine soja cultivar W05 chromosome 2, ASM419377v2, whole genome shotgun sequence genomic DNA:
AATaagaaataactttttattagtGGCTCTAAAACTCAAAACTTTAGGCGTTTTACCCTTGAATCGGGTCTGCACCAGGAAGTCCGTGGGACCCGACCCGAATGGCCATGTGGTGTGCGATGTTCGCTCCGGCACTGTCCCCACCGAAAAACACTTTCCCGAAATCCACGTGGCGGTTGAGCCACTCTTCGGGGCCGTTTCCGTTGAAATGGGACGCGACCCATTTCAACGAAGTCCATGAATCTTCGTGTGCGATGGGAACAGGGTGCTCTGGGGCTCTTCGGTAATGAACAGAGACGCCGATTACGTTGGCTTTTGAAACGATTGAGTTGAGGAATTTGTGGTAAGTGGATGAAGACGGTGTCTCTATGCAGAAACCTCCACCGTGGAAGTAAAGGAAAAGTGGAAGCTTTTGGGTCTGATCGGTGAGTTTGGGAATATAGATTCTGGCCGATACGTCGTTGTCTTTGGAGATTACGATGTCTTTGGATTCAACGTTTGTTGCGGGGTCGTGACCCGGCGGAACGACGTCGCAGCCTATGAGTCTCTCGACGTGACCGTCTTTGTAGAGTTTGAGAAGGGGTGAGAGATCGATGGCTACTTCGCTGGAGGTGGAATCCATGGTGAGTGAAGAAATTAATGTAAGTTTTGGTTGTGTTGTGATTTAGAGAAGGATATGCAATTAATCATACATAAATGGCAAACTTTGGTTGGTGAGAAGATCGTGACTTCCAAAGTTTCAATGGCTATGCCTAAAAATGTAAGTCAACGGTCATTCACGTGACGTGCCTCGACTTCTACTTTGTAGActtgtaaaatatataattatttcgaaatgtttataaattttattttattattattataatactactactattatattatatagtatATAAATTTCCGTTCGATGCCGTCTTGGTCTTGTATGCGTGACTTGCGTAATGTCTGATATTGCGGGCTTGAAAAAAAACTGATGAAGCTTGTCCTGTTATTGGGTTATGCTGACCTTTGCAGGTAATAAATGGGTATCATCCCTTATTTTAgttgtaataataaaaagaaagaaagaaacatttATACTTTGAAAAAAGAGAATTGGGAAAGAAGTATTTCAGTTTTGTTAATTATTGCTTTcaggaattttttttgaaaaaaatatgatttatcgGTTGCCAATTTTTGAAGATCTCCTAATTTGGATTTTATTCACTCTTGGAATTAAGGTTTCTATTTACCTTCCAATTTCGTTGTTTCAGTGTTGGTTGAAGAAACAAATGGTGCATGTCTAGCAATGGTACTTTAATGTATATAGTCAATAAAAGTGATACCTACATAGGCATGAACATTGTGCTTTAATGCAAAGGGGGAAAATGGCCCATGTAATCCtgactaattttttttgtttttctcgtTTTAAATTTTGTTGGTAGCTAGGTTGAGAAGATAAATTTTGTACagatgttatataataaaatatgcatTTCACATGCGACTACCATTATAAAGTTCGGTGATTCTTTTACTTACCATGTTAAGATCTTCATTTGCTTTAACATTTTGACATTTTagtggtttttgttaattaacgaGATTTCTAATGGATTaggtcattaattaatttatatgtgtACAAGCTTGTACACAATAAAATCCCGaacagtagtttttttttttagaaaaaaaaattgacattaacGGGTTTTTGTTCGTGGAGTACAAAAACCGCAGGTAGTGTCTATGTTATTAACAGCAGTAAGTAAACCCCTGAAAAGTGCAAGGGTGAAAAACCACCGGGAAGTTCTGCGTGCATTTTCGAGGGTTGCAGTAAACCGTGGGTAATAAAAAATGCTGCGAATCATTAGTATGATTCTTGTATTTAAGTCAGTCTGCAAAAGGGCGaaacatattttgttttttttttttggtaaaattgtatttttgtccTTCATTTTGTCTTTAATTTCGGATTTTTGTCTTCCGGTAAAATTATTCACAAATTTTATCCTCGTATTTAATCAAATCACGCAATGTTGATCCCCTGCCCCACAATTGGACGTTCACTGTTACAAAGGACtgttgactgtcacgtgtcacgtttttattggatgatgattgtcacgtgtcatgttctgattggaAGTCAACTCCATGGAAGATGAAATAcattgttgttttcattgacCAATCAAAACATGACACATGACAGTCATCATCCAATAAAAACATGACATGTAGTAGTCACTCAATGTCTAATTGTGAGggaccaaatttataattttatctttttttttctatcccgTGCAATTCCCCTTCTCATTGACATTTAGTTACAATGCATGTGTAGATTGTGTCAATCAAATTGTGACACCGTTTAtctcatacacacacacacacacacacacacacacacacacacatatatatatatactaataataaaaggaataaaactgtggaattaattaataatttttaaaaatatttaaataaaaacatttcaaaaggataaaaagcTCACATTCgttttaatattatcaaataaaacttataaaaatacatattcgCCTCGAAATAAAACtgtcaaagtttacaaaaaaattttgttaaatgagtggagtaaaataaaacaaaataacatcatgcgattaaaataaaaattcgtCCTCAATTTCACATCCTATCATAGCATTGTGTCTCAACGTCTTCTATCACGAGGTtttttaaagtcatccacctagtcatttgctcccacgaacacaaggttcgagatcatcacaagatctaAATACAAATAACACACGGGAAGTGAATtatcacatttaaaaaatacaaataaacaaagacggaatccaaataaattatagaagtatttataacatagctcaacttaatacaactTACATCATTTCactactttatcatttaaaattcatttttcaatcgtccatcacattacacatgaatcacacactcagGTCAAGATGTAATAACAcccatcaatttcataataaacaattagcaagcattatgcaacaattatactaagactcaatacTATATGCAATGTAGTACCATGTCAGTAAAAAATCACTTTGGGACGCATAGGAGTACGTAGCAAGACACATCATACAATGGGTATGTCGGGTCACTCTcattaagtaaaatcataaggtaacCAGGGTCACTCTGTGTTACGAGAATGCTTTAATCATATGATATCAacacaggcttaaaggagcactcaaaccgagtgtcttTACCTCCAAGGCCTCAACTCCAAAAAATCCGTTAGGatctcaccttcctgattcaagtccaatccctaaaacaattttttgcacgcagacaatgttcatgaattatacaatactcatgaccttacactcatgtttcaaacatgtttaacacattacactacaatttaacattggttcctaactaggaaacctacacttttcctttaacattgcgcataaacacttttctcaagataaacacCAGCGAGGTTATTATATAATTCTCAACTCACAACACAAAGaattgtcacatcaagtattaatcacacacttattcacaatcaaatttcatgtccacaatttaatatctcataatgtcacaattcatcatcacatgtttacatgtatttcacaaattaacacgtgttcaactttacacttatactcaatctcaataacaatattataatctcaaaacatgttatctcgcaattcatcacatattcaatttattatttacacacaattttaatcacaatttcatgctctaaatattacaatttatcaTGCTCACCTAATGAATcttatccaaaataaaaataatttatacaaaaatgtttctcaaaACACGaagagtaaaacccctcaaacaatattacataatcatataaaaatcaaggaatcaaaattataggtaaaaaaatacgaaaacaccaagagcactcaatttatcaaccaattcgcatcaggacatcaattgattcgtcaaacacaacaatatcatatttataatcataaaggaaaaattataatttaataaacatcccaaaataaactcaatttaatcttctaaggatccctatatatgttcattctaaccctaaTTGTGATAAATTCATcacttacctctaagcgggctcacgtgtgtagtccgACAATGATAGTTGGGTCTCTAGCAATTCTCTAAGAttcttcaagcttttcctctaTTTGTtctattaggattttcaagtgttggagaaaaggagaaaagattGTAGCCTTCATTTTACTGTGAAGGTACAAGGGACGTTTCTCTTTTTGTggatattattttgtaaatcccAATGATGGAGATGTGTGAAAATGGATTTCAAAGGTGGTGTCCAAGtttcacaacgatccaacggttaatgactCCGAGATCGTAAGTTTACTAGGACAAGTTTTGAATCTCTgcggaaaaagagaaaactatAATACGAAGGAAATTTCTCTCACCTTCAACATTCTTTCGCAAATTTCAACACTAAGAATGTTAGGAAATGAGTTCCAAACATGGTGCTCAATTTCACAACGATacaacggttaacgagtttaAAATCGTTGTTTTATTGAGACATTAAAAAGAGAGttttggaagaaggagaaggaaaaaacgaaattgagaaGAGAAGAAACCGTCAGAGAAACTATCACCAGTATGAAAACTGACTTAACATGTCTCTATGTATAGCTAAGTATTTCCAACCTATTAtgtactctattttttttatttattattttataaagaaatattctattttatttcatattaaatgaataaatcaaagtatttcttttatattccttcaaatcattattttaataaagttatttcctcttatttatttaattataaaaatcttaccatttttttctaaaactctatttattgttaactaaaaaaatctttttaatttattttaaaaaaatgggctTACATGACTTGTTATGAATTTTGTAGGGGGGTTGATTGCATGAAGTATGCATTTTTGTTTGGCTTCTGAGAGTTGATTTGTTACTCGATTAACCTTTCTAGAGAGAAAACAATGCCTCACCCTAACTTTTAAACTTAAATACATTCATTTTCCATCTCAACTTTGTTACATGCATTCACACTTGAGATGCTTTGTCTCTGTTTGTAGCATATAACCCACGATTAAACATTACCTTATTACTCCAGTGTCCATATCAGCAAAGGCAAAGCAAATAATGTAACATATAACCCACGAGACAACACgaggaaataaattaattagagGACTCATTAATCAtccataatattaaaataacaaaatcaaaacaaaacatatCATCGTCATACTTATATTTAATTCGTAATATGCAAGTGATTCAAATCTGATTTCATTGCCAAAAGTTGCAGTAAAATACTAATCATTAGAACATATCAAATTTAAACTCCAACTCCCAAATTTATTTTCACCTTTTCCCTCTTATACTTATTTCATCACGGTCTTACTCCGCATGAGCCAAAGAACAGAGAATCATACGTTAAACAATCAAAAGAGGATTTACTCAATTGGTTGAGTGCAATGATAAACCTTTTTAGTTATTGCAAATTCATATGATATTGTATCCAATttttacgaataaaaaaaaaaaaagcatgccAAACTAGAGTTACAAAACATAACAACAACCTAAAAAATCAAGGTACCTTCAATTTTAAGAAATCTAGTCTTGTTGGATGAAGGTAACAATCTTTTGCAACATCTCCTTTGCCTTCTCATGTTGGGGCTTGAAAACATGAAAGCAGTGTCCCAAACCCCAATTCTCAACAAGGTCAACGCTTCCATCCCACCCACTCTTCTTAAGCTCCTCAGCGTAGTTCCTCCCACATTGGAACAATTCGTCCTTCTCAGCCGCAAAAACCAACACTTTCTCACACCCAAGCCGAGCCAGATCCTCTGCGCCCGGTTTCATCCTAGGATCCTCCGAACCCTCGTTCCCCGGACACATGTACATCCACATCTCATCGTCCTTTGTCACGCCCGCGAAATACGGGTGCACCAGAACCGCCCCGACAACCCTGGCGCCCGGTAACCCGAACTTCCCGACCCGAGTTAGCAGTGTGTGGGTTATGTTGCCGCCGGCGCTGTCGCCGGAGATGAAAACACGGTCTGGATCGGCGTGGTTGTTGAGCCATTGCTCGGATCCGTTTCCAGTTGCGTGCGCCGCGACCCACTTGAGCGCGGTCCAGGAATCCTCGTAGCAAGCGGGTATGGGTCGGGTCGGG
This region includes:
- the LOC114388715 gene encoding probable carboxylesterase 12: MDSTSSEVAIDLSPLLKLYKDGHVERLIGCDVVPPGHDPATNVESKDIVISKDNDVSARIYIPKLTDQTQKLPLFLYFHGGGFCIETPSSSTYHKFLNSIVSKANVIGVSVHYRRAPEHPVPIAHEDSWTSLKWVASHFNGNGPEEWLNRHVDFGKVFFGGDSAGANIAHHMAIRVGSHGLPGADPIQGSEFLLERPCAGVNFKGMVLVHPYFWGVERVGSEARKPEHVALVENLWRFTCPTTVGSDDPLMNPEKDPNLGKLACERVMVFVAENDLLKDRGWYYKELLEKCGWNGVVEVIEAKGEGHVFHLLNPDCDNAVSLLDRVASFINHS
- the LOC114388741 gene encoding probable carboxylesterase 12 gives rise to the protein MAAKENEVTHKFRFFRVYKDGTVELYKPTIQKVAPFDDPITGVRSKDAVVSTHPPVSVRIFLPPISDPTRKFPIFFYIHGGGYCMQSAFSPDYHSLVATTAAEANVIAVSVEYGLFPTRPIPACYEDSWTALKWVAAHATGNGSEQWLNNHADPDRVFISGDSAGGNITHTLLTRVGKFGLPGARVVGAVLVHPYFAGVTKDDEMWMYMCPGNEGSEDPRMKPGAEDLARLGCEKVLVFAAEKDELFQCGRNYAEELKKSGWDGSVDLVENWGLGHCFHVFKPQHEKAKEMLQKIVTFIQQD